From one Lolium rigidum isolate FL_2022 chromosome 4, APGP_CSIRO_Lrig_0.1, whole genome shotgun sequence genomic stretch:
- the LOC124707416 gene encoding zinc finger CCCH domain-containing protein 36-like, whose product MASASGPVGGLRKKEIADAEMEPPEEAAGRPVGLKRARNAAIGNGSCGFIGVTTAEKKPTLQPHNNVKFLKKAANGNLLRPDIEATSKTGGLYLHDTHGSQKLPDSNALRFSSSSPVGDLRSKTKTPICTFYAQGHCKRGKKCAFRHEREGPGFGNLRSEEEKAGSLAPVGTGKHRGSEEGSEAQGSSNLKDPHFENFAASSKHGLYRTLIHSYGEDHRVVAHNSPTPKVSEERSCRTDDLWTAKPTPPVNELVQIPIVQEKNHEPYFMGRHASLPSDSYFDCRGTLPRLHLDGGKLLSDAAKASSLSDSHISGTYLEVHPVHPDYRYRQSDYLQRSSLASYSSNGITGFRNPVHNSSDYSLGSQPFRATAHLGMPSLHQLTPGIEKVGLHKDVIFDKGCGTSRPALLGSSSPQPGQLSPIKDEPWITSVPFVPLVDFPGSTSPSYSQYDPLVDSMNLSKVKGINILKSSNISCSTSSQHTTGNVVIDGDTNKPMNYDDKLARNMSAKGSNEFAGLVAPDRERSGLDGDTMVKASEREDAAITEKTRDFRFHLAEHVKELLKPFWKEGNLNKDAHKLIVKKSVDKVLASVELHQVPATKELITDYITMAGTKIEKLVKAYVDKHRTK is encoded by the exons ATGGCGAGCGCCTCCGGCCCCGTCGGCGGGTTGCGGAAGAAGGAGATCGCGGATGCGGAGatggagccgccggaggaggcggcggggcgGCCGGTGGGGCTGAAGAGGGCTAGGAACGCGGCAATCGGCAACGGCTCTTGCG GTTTTATTGGAGTGACTACTGCTGAGAAGAAACCAACACTGCAGCCTCATAACAATGTCAAATTTCTGAAGAAAGCTGCCAATGGCAATCTTCTACGTCCTGATATTGAAGCTACTTCTAAAACAGGAGGTCTTTATCTGCATGATACACATGGATCACAGAAACTGCCAGATTCCAATGCTTTGAG ATTTAGTAGCTCATCTCCTGTTGGAGATCTGAGGAGCAAAACCAAAACCCCTATATGTACCTTTTACGCTCAAGGCCATTGCAAGAGAGGAAAGAAGTGCGCTTTTCGTCATGAAAGAGAGGGTCCTGGTTTTGGTAACCTGCGGAGTGAAGAAGAAAAGGCTGGTTCACTTGCACCAGTTGGTACTGGAAAACATAGAG GGTCTGAAGAAGGATCTGAAGCACAAGGTTCATCCAATTTGAAAGATCCACACTTCGAGAACTTTGCTGCTTCGTCGAAACATGGGCTATATAGGACCCTCATTCATTCTTATGGCGAAGATCATAGGGTGGTGGCACATAACTCGCCGACTCCTAAGGTTTCAGAAGAGAGGTCTTGCAGAACTGATGATTTATGGACTGCAAAGCCTACCCCTCCTGTAAATGAGCTGGTGCAGATCCCAATAGTTCAAGAGAAGAATCATGAACCTTACTTCATGGGACGCCATGCTAGTTTGCCTTCTGATAGCTACTTCGATTGTAGGGGAACCTTACCCAGATTGCATTTAGATGGAGGAAAGCTGCTGTCAGATGCTGCCAAAGCAAGCAGCCTAAGTGATTCTCATATATCAGGAACTTACCTTGAAGTGCACCCGGTACATCCTGATTATCGGTATCGACAGTCTGACTATCTCCAAAGGTCAAGCCTTGCCTCATACAGTTCAAATGGTATAACAGGGTTCAGAAATCCGGTCCACAATAGCTCTGATTATTCCCTGGGTAGTCAACCTTTCCGAGCAACTGCTCACCTAGGAATGCCATCCCTCCATCAGTTAACACCTGGTATCGAGAAGGTTGGTCTCCATAAAGATGTTATATTTGACAAGGGCTGTGGTACATCTAGGCCTGCTTTACTTGGAAGCAGTTCACCTCAACCTGGGCAACTTTCCCCAATCAAGGACGAGCCTTGGATAACTTCAGTGCCTTTTGTACCTCTTGTTGATTTTCCTGGCAGCACATCACCTTCATATAGTCAATATGACCCGCTTGTTGACAGTATGAACCTTTCCAAAGTTAAAGGTATTAATATTCTCAAGTCCTCGAACATATCTTGCAGCACTTCAAGTCAGCACACTACTGGGAATGTTGTTATAGATGGAGATACCAACAAGCCAATGAATTACGATGACAAGTTGGCAAGGAACATGTCAGCCAAAGGGTCAAATGAGTTTGCAGGCCTTGTTGCACCTGATAGGGAACGCTCTGGTCTGGATGGTGATACTATGGTGAAAGCTTCTGAAAGAGAAGATGCAGCAATTACTGAGAAAACAAGAGATTTTCGTTTTCATTTGGCAGAACATGTGAAGGAGTTGCTGAAACCATTTTGGAAAGAAGGCAATCTGAACAAAGATGCTCATAAACTGATAGTGAAAAAATCCGTCGATAAAGTTCTTGCTTCAGTTGAGCTGCATCAAGTACCAGCTACTAAAGAATTGATAACTGATTATATAACCATGGCTGGAACAAAGATTGAAAAACTTGTGAAG GCATATGTTGATAAGCATCGTACGAAATGA
- the LOC124707414 gene encoding zinc finger CCCH domain-containing protein 36-like: protein MASASGPVGGLRKKEIADAEMEPPEEAAGRPVGLKRSRNAAIGNGSCGFIGVTTAEKKPTLQPHNNVKFLKKAANGNLLRPDIEATSKTGGLYLHDTHGSQKLPDSNALRFSSSSPVGDLRSKTKTPICTFYAQGHCKRGKKCAFRHEREGPGFGNLRSEEEKAGSLAPVGTGKHRGSEEGSEAQGSSNLKDPHFENFAASSKHGLYRTLIHSYGEDHRVVAHNSPTPKVSEERSCRTDDLWTAKPTPPVNELVQIPIVQEKNHEPYFMGRHASLPSDSYFDCRGTLPRLHLDGGKLLSDAAKASSLSDSHISGTYLEVHPVHPDYRYRQSDYLQRSSLASYSSNGITGFRNPVHNSSDYSLGSQPFRATAHLGMPSLHQLTPGIEKVGLHKDVIFDKGCGTSRPALLGSSSPQPGQLSPIKDEPWITSVPFVPLVDFPGSTSPSYSQYDPLVDSMDLSKVKGINILKSSNISCSTSSQHTTGNVVIDGDTNKPMNYDDKLARNMSAKGSNEFAGLVAPDRERSGLDGDTMVKASEREDAAITEKTRDFRFHLAEHVKELLKPFWKEGNLNKDAHKLIVKKSVDKVLASVELHQVPATKELITDYITMAGTKIEKLVKAYVDKHRMK from the exons ATGGCGAGCGCCTCCGGCCCCGTCGGCGGGTTGCGGAAGAAGGAGATCGCGGATGCGGAGatggagccgccggaggaggcggcggggcgGCCGGTGGGGCTGAAGAGGTCCAGGAACGCGGCAATCGGCAACGGCTCTTGCG GTTTTATTGGAGTGACTACTGCTGAGAAGAAACCAACACTGCAGCCTCATAACAATGTCAAATTTCTGAAGAAAGCTGCCAATGGCAATCTTCTACGTCCTGATATTGAAGCTACTTCTAAAACAGGAGGTCTTTATCTGCATGATACACATGGATCACAGAAACTGCCAGATTCCAATGCTTTGAG ATTTAGTAGCTCATCTCCTGTTGGAGATCTGAGGAGCAAAACCAAAACCCCTATATGTACCTTTTACGCTCAAGGCCATTGCAAGAGAGGAAAGAAGTGCGCTTTTCGTCATGAAAGAGAGGGTCCTGGTTTTGGTAACCTGCGGAGTGAAGAAGAAAAGGCTGGTTCACTTGCACCAGTTGGTACTGGAAAACATAGAG GGTCTGAAGAAGGATCTGAAGCACAAGGTTCATCCAATTTGAAAGATCCACACTTCGAGAACTTTGCTGCTTCGTCGAAACATGGGCTATATAGGACCCTCATTCATTCTTATGGCGAAGATCATAGGGTGGTGGCACATAACTCGCCGACTCCTAAGGTTTCAGAAGAGAGGTCTTGCAGAACTGATGATTTATGGACTGCAAAGCCTACCCCTCCTGTAAATGAGCTGGTGCAGATCCCAATAGTTCAAGAGAAGAATCATGAACCTTACTTCATGGGACGCCATGCTAGTTTGCCTTCTGATAGCTACTTCGATTGTAGGGGAACCTTACCCAGATTGCATTTAGATGGAGGAAAGCTGCTGTCAGATGCTGCCAAAGCAAGCAGCCTAAGTGATTCTCATATATCAGGAACTTACCTTGAAGTGCACCCGGTACATCCTGATTATCGGTATCGACAGTCTGACTATCTCCAAAGGTCAAGCCTTGCCTCATACAGTTCAAATGGTATAACAGGGTTCAGAAATCCGGTCCACAATAGCTCTGATTATTCCCTGGGTAGTCAACCTTTCCGAGCAACTGCTCACCTAGGAATGCCATCCCTCCATCAGTTAACACCTGGTATCGAGAAGGTTGGTCTCCATAAAGATGTTATATTTGACAAGGGCTGTGGTACATCTAGGCCTGCTTTACTTGGAAGCAGTTCACCTCAACCTGGGCAACTTTCCCCAATCAAGGACGAGCCTTGGATAACTTCAGTGCCTTTTGTACCTCTTGTTGATTTTCCTGGCAGCACATCACCTTCATATAGTCAATATGACCCGCTTGTTGACAGTATGGATCTTTCCAAAGTTAAAGGTATTAATATTCTCAAGTCCTCGAACATATCTTGCAGCACTTCAAGTCAGCACACTACTGGGAATGTTGTTATAGATGGAGATACCAACAAGCCAATGAATTACGATGACAAGTTGGCAAGGAACATGTCAGCCAAAGGGTCAAATGAGTTTGCAGGCCTTGTTGCACCTGATAGGGAACGCTCTGGTCTGGATGGTGATACTATGGTGAAAGCTTCTGAAAGAGAAGATGCAGCAATTACTGAGAAAACAAGAGATTTTCGTTTTCATTTGGCAGAACATGTGAAGGAGTTGCTGAAACCATTTTGGAAAGAAGGCAATCTGAACAAAGATGCTCATAAACTGATAGTGAAAAAATCCGTCGATAAAGTTCTTGCTTCAGTTGAGCTGCATCAAGTACCAGCTACTAAAGAATTGATAACTGATTATATAACCATGGCTGGAACAAAGATTGAAAAACTTGTGAAG GCATATGTTGATAAGCATCGTATGAAATGA